Genomic DNA from Euwallacea similis isolate ESF13 chromosome 11, ESF131.1, whole genome shotgun sequence:
GCTCTTCTTTCAGCAATTAGTTGGTTACAATAATTCTCAATTAGCATCATTGGATGGTGAGCCATTTCTTGCGGTGCTTGATCCAGAGGAATTTTTCCTACTAACACCAAATTCTTTACTCTCTCCATTTCGTCTTCCTAAGCATTAAAACACGTATTAAAACATTCAGGGATTATTTCCAACATTAAATACCTCCCGAACTTTAATCCTTTTCTCCATTTGCTCCCCATAGTCTTCCAGAATCCTGTCCTGCAGCTTTTGCATGTAATTCCTGTCTGTGAGACTAACACAGTTCGTTCCCATTAATTTTTCGATGCGAGTCCGAACTTGCGGGACATTAAATCTGAAAGAGATAAGCCACTGGAAGGTAAAAAATGATACTATCAAAACGAACCTGAATTCACTGAATTAATTCTCATATTCAACCGAGAAAGACATTGTTCGCTCGAATTTTTACTTCTGGAGAGATATTGAACTCACACGCGCTCACCACGGAACTGGAAATGGCTAAAGCTCCTGGATATAACCCTCAATTATGTCTGTCTGTTTCTACTCAATAAAGCGCGGTTTGGGGACGTGACAACTTATAGAGACTTCTCTGAAAGTATTCCTTTTGATTATATGCGGCGAGTTTCAGTCTTGAAGAGTATATTGCGTGACATGGGAAAGAGAACATCTTGTAAAAATggttaagtaatttttgacaTGCACGTTTCTTATACTAACATAAATACATcgttaaaaagttgaacaaattggATGGTGAAAGTTCgagaaaaacttaataatatgTCGGTCCTCTGCGTTATCTTAGGCACTCCTGGACACGTCTAGACATTAATTTAATGAGATAATCGATATCCTCTTAAGCGATCTCCTTCCAGGCTATCTGTACGGCATTGTAGAGCGCTGCTACAACATCCCAGGCATGTTCGATTGGTGATAGGTCTGGAGACCGGGGTGGCCAAGATAacatattgattttattttgttgaaagAAATTCATAGTCATCCGAGTTACATATGGTCGTGTATTATATTATTGAACAACTGTATTGCGGAGTGTCCTGAGGTAAGGCAAGATATGCTGCTTCAATATTACTTGGATGTATTGTTGAACGGTCATATTGGCTCTGATAAAAACCAAAGGTAACCTGCTACCATGAACTATAGCACCCCACACCATTATCCCTATAGTCTGCTGTACATGCCTCTGGactgaaaattgaatattttgtttttcaccCCGTCGCTTTCTGACCCTTTCTCGACTACCATGCATACCCAGACAAAATCTGGATTCGTTGCTGAAGACTACACTATCCCATTGCACCCGTTCTCTCCACCACTGCAATCGATTTTGTCATTGGAGCACGGTGGGAGGTAACACAAGATGGGGTTGATAAGAAATAAAGTCGAAACTCCTTATCCAGCGATAAATAGTTCATATCTCAACATTCATGTTCAGCAAATCACTGTCCAGCCTTGGACAAGACGAATCTGTCCTCCTTGACCCATTCTTTCTTTGCAACTGGCCTTGCTGGAACCATGCCCAACAGTAACGCTCTACGGTACTTAAATCACCGAACTTAAATCGACCACATTGGGCAAATCAAAGAACACTTTCTAGAAgcactgtatatatataaaaaatatataataaatggcCCCATAAGGTACTTTTTACAGccaaaaaacccaaaaattgctgataacgcgaaaaaaatgcgaaaatataACTGAAAAACTGATAGTTTTTAGTATACGTATAAACAAATCATATTTGAGGGATGTTCCCTTTTTTTATATCACGCAGTATACAGTGTGTAGCATATCCCCGAGGCAGAGAATCCAATTTTGGGTCATATGAGGCCAATTTCAAGACATTCGAGTTCAATTTTGCACCTCTATTTTGGCAAGTCTGATCTAAATTTCGGAACGTCTGCGTCCAATTTCGGGACACCTGAATAACCCGAGATTAGTCGAGGCCTTAGGGCTCACCTCTCATCCAAGTAGCTCAAAGGAGCCTCAACCCCGACAGGATGTTAAGGGACATATTGCTCTGATTGACATTAGAAATTGGGACATTTGAGAGCAATTCAGGGACGTTTGAGTTAGACTTTGGAATATCTTTATCAACTATAGGGCAATCTGAAACTTAGGGGAAGTTTCAGTGTTCGGTAGTTTAACGAGCTGAATTTTGAAACTTCTGATTTAATTTTGGGGCACCTGAGATGCCCGAAATTACGGTCTGTTACTTGAAaagaaatattggaaatttgcCTCATCAGCGTTATGCTTTGGATCGGCCCGAAGGTAATCCTCCCGTTTTCTCAAAGGAATCGATAGCCTCTTTGCGATGGCATCATGTACATTATTCTTGGGGAAATCGCTCCCCCAAGTGCGACGCGGTGTGTTGTCGAGAAAGGTACGAGAGTGACTTCGTTGGCGCCCCCAATTTAACTTCATGACACTTTTTATTTATGCCTGAATTCAGTCGCGTGTTTGCGGTCTTCCAGACGATCGATAAAAGCACATTTTCTCACATAAAGTAATAACATACATACCTGCAATGATTTGCTGAGGCTTGCAGCTGCCTCAAGAGCCTTTTCACCTGATTAACGTTATTGTTACTAATTTTGGTCGTATTGTAAAGGGAGAAATATCGGAGAAACAGGGAGGAAAAGTCATCCTCAGGAGGGTTGGACACCGAAGGATTTCTGATGATCGTGTTCAGCCACTCATTGACGCAATTGGCGAATTCTAGATGAGATTTGGCGAAGAAATTTTCGGTTAGTGCAAATAGGATGTTCGCGATTATTTCGCTTCTTTGAGCAGGCAACATCGTTGTATTCAGAAGTTAATAACCAATTAAAACTGAACATGAAGTGCGTTGTTGGGGAAAAGCAATTAATGCTGGAGTAATTGGGAGACTGCTCAGCTGCGGCTgcatgcaaatttttaattgatattgCCACTCACCTGCATAAACTGGTCGCAacatgaacatttttcaaaaaatccaacACACTTTCTACGTTATCTTTAAGGTCACTTTCCGAGATATCCGACAACTTCCTTTTTGGGCGCTCAACGTCCAGCTTCTCCTTAAAAGAGGACTCGCGGTAGCCCTGGAAAACCTTTTTCGCCCAGTTCTCAATTCCCTCTTTCGAGCACTTTTCATCGCTAGACCTCCTTCCTAAAAGGATATGTAGGACGCTTAATATGGTCGGTTTCGTCATAACTGCTGACCTCCCGACAAGAGGTTTAAGTGACGGTTAATGTGCGGGTGCTTGGTGGGGGTAATTAATTCGCACAAATAAACTTAATGTATCTCAGAATATATTGATCTGAGAGGGAACAGGGTCACAATATGGAAACCTTGCAGAATTGTCTATTTGTAGAACACATAATTACATGCATAATATGTAGTATCTTTTTGATTTAGTTCACATTTGTTGCTTTTCCGAGAACTTTTCGCATTACAAAGGAGGCGCGAAAAGCTCCTTTCATACGTAAAGTAATAGATTTTGCATGCTCTTTTTGCGAACTTTTCAATATGGAGCTTTGTAAACATATTCTATATAACGCTTTAGGTCAGTAGGTCAAAAGCAGCTTTGAACGCTTTATACAgcgcttgtaaaaagtattgtaaTACGTTCATAACTTTCACAAAcctgatatttttgaaaagtgattaaacacgtataattttatttaaaaaaaggcatttaatgcattatttttgatgttcaaatttttcacccctatCCACCTACCCCTAATagctttttgttttcaaatggACAGGTGTAGGATATCAAGTGAAGGGTAGTTCAATAAGGAATACAACGGTATACTCAACTAAAATTAGATCTACAGTTTccttaaagaaataaaattattagagacaaaataaagtaattcattttgaaacattgccaccttgtatattgaaaatggtgtttttgaccgtgggtctattagcatgtcttcattattttgcagactactatcgctccctgaaatatctccttGGTGATCTGTTACACtatgtataattaataaaaatacaaattggttctgtaacaatttatttaaataacatttgcgacgttataaataaaacaatctCACATTGTATTATCATAGGTACTTGTAAAGAGGACTCACTAATAATCACCTTTCTCTTCgacatagaaaaatatttatattcagagggcttaaaaattacatacattGTACATTTTGACCATTTTCCTATAATTATTGGAGGGTTAAAGCCGCTCATTGAGCTTCAATCATCAGTCTGGcgactagaaaaaaaatgtcaaaacgACATTGCAGACATCAAATCCATAAATTTAATGCTTACATTAATACCACCAATACTTCCTGAATTGTCCAATTCGTCCCTTGATGAATCGGTAAAAGATGGTGCTTCTTGCGCCGCCAACAACCGCTGCCTTTCCAGGATATTATCCCTAGAAAAGACGAGAATATCTTTGAGCTTTAAACTTTTAGTGTTTACGAGATACAACGAATAagaaataagctaaaaaagtaaataacttGACATTCATTATACTTACTCCTGCATAAGtggcaaaaatttcaaacttaaactattcCTAGTAAAAAATCGGTTTTTGATTTAACAGGAAACCCtggaaaaatgacaaaaaacttGACTTACAAAAGCATCTCTTGGCGTCTTCTTCTGCTGGAAGTAGTAAGGTTTAATATCCCTTGTTGGTGTTGGTCCAACAGTAAAAGAATTGAAGTGAATATGAAAGAGACTGAGAGAATCGAAGATATTACACAAATTCCCTCAAGTTAATTAAAGCAACTCACGTATGAGGCTGACGACGAAGAAATCAGTTAATGCTCTATAGCCATATCGGTCAATGATCCATCCGGTGAAAATGTTTACAAGGGCTAATCCCAAGTTTTGGATAGCTTGGCAACTGAGAAAATTAAGGaacttatcaaaaatttgCCTTAATCACGTCAGATTTTAACACTGAATTAGAAAACCAAGATCTACTTACACTCCATATGCAGTTCCCAGCTGGTATTCTGGTATGATTATGGCAACCAGAGGCCATAGGCCACTGGCGAGAACTGAGTAGGCAAGACCCAGTAAAATCTATGtaaaattcagaatttaatttaaaaaaatcttatgttcaaattaactggaaaaaaatataagtgaTCCAAGATATAGGAGAGGTAAGTCACTGGATTTCCATTACATATACAATTAAACAGTACTAAAGTGTGCATGTGATCCGTTTAAGACGAGAGTACTGAACAGGACCATAGCGAACTCATAAGAATTTAGCTATGtctaaagtattttaaaaaataatgacgtcctgtatattaaatagtTAAAAGT
This window encodes:
- the LOC136412185 gene encoding uncharacterized protein isoform X1 encodes the protein MLPAQRSEIIANILFALTENFFAKSHLEFANCVNEWLNTIIRNPSVSNPPEDDFSSLFLRYFSLYNTTKISNNNVNQVKRLLRQLQASANHCRFNVPQVRTRIEKLMGTNCVSLTDRNYMQKLQDRILEDYGEQMEKRIKVREEDEMERVKNLVLVGKIPLDQAPQEMAHHPMMLIENYCNQLIAERRAKIKIYKVKIPTYLYWDDTPDPPSALSIESEQLFRQGEKFCRPLEITEDEDNKAGYVMPQEDYDRIKYESPLIKQLMICETVEEMYALADDIIGTLKTINETAKVVADSVLEIGE
- the LOC136412185 gene encoding uncharacterized protein isoform X2 yields the protein MTKPTILSVLHILLGRRSSDEKCSKEGIENWAKKVFQGYRESSFKEKLDVERPKRKLSDISESDLKDNVESVLDFLKNVHVATSLCRFNVPQVRTRIEKLMGTNCVSLTDRNYMQKLQDRILEDYGEQMEKRIKVREEDEMERVKNLVLVGKIPLDQAPQEMAHHPMMLIENYCNQLIAERRAKIKIYKVKIPTYLYWDDTPDPPSALSIESEQLFRQGEKFCRPLEITEDEDNKAGYVMPQEDYDRIKYESPLIKQLMICETVEEMYALADDIIGTLKTINETAKVVADSVLEIGE